TACATATCCACTCGAGCTTATGTTTATATAATCTTTATACGTACACTTCTTTGTTTGAATCTCCTCGAGTAAGAAGTAGAAGTAGCTGTTCATACCTCGTGAAGATGGCAGTCATAACAGCTGTCCGTGTTTGCATGTTCTTGATGTCTTGCTAAGCTTGAAGAGAAGATTTTAGTGAACACTACTAGCTAGCACATACAAGTAGACTCCTCTCCTTTTTATAATGCCAAAGATTTTCATCTATTTCTGATTTATTGTCCTTAACTACTATTCCTTGTTCAAAACTCAACTGCTCTTATAATGTGCTCTTTTCAAAATTAGTTATTCCATATATAGAGCTTGACTAATTTTTCATGCTTTTCTACTCATTTATTATATGTTCCAAACATGGAATTATGCTCAGTAGACAAACAATCTTGGTCATCTCCCAAACTACTGATGGAAATGAAGGAGGTTTATGGACTTGCTGTTAAAGTCTATGATTTCTTGGTCTATTGCTCTTGCTAATTTCTCAAGTCATTCTTCTGCTCTTGGATTCTTCACCTGCTTTTGGGTCCTTTTGGCATTGAAAAACCTACGAAGTTACTCCCTTTAACTTTACGACTCACAGACGGATCAGTAGCTCATACTATCATGTATATCAGAATTGTCTTTCTAAGGTGTTTATCCTGTGCGAATTTGTATAAGATGCCGATTACTTTCTAAGTTGTCTACATTTTTTATTTGTCTATAATGACTAAATCTTACAGATGCTTCTCCTAAGTGATTTTCAAAAATTGTGCTTTATCAGGTTGTTTATTTTTTGATCCATGTAGATTAGGTAATAACCATTGTTTCAGTAGGAAAATAGGTACATGCAACAACTCCCTTCAAATTTTGGTATCAGAGCCTATACGTACTTCATTATGTAAGAATAAAGAAAATGCTTCAAGAGAATTAATTATACCTAATTTTTTGTCCATTTAAAGTAACTAAATAGTCACTAAAGTTGAATAAATGGTAGATAAGAAATGAAAGCCGAAGATTGAATCGGCATCTTATACAAATTCACACAACAGAAAAACCCTAGAAAGACAATTATGTTATACAGGACAGTATAGGATATTGATCCGTCTGTGAGTCGTAAGGTTAAAGAGAGTAACTTTGTAGGTTTTTATCAATGCCAAAAAGACCCAAGAGCATGTGAAGAATCTAAGAGCAGAAGAATAATTTGAGAAATTAGTAAGAATATTAGAGCAAGAATTCAGACTTTAACAAGACCATAAACCTCAATTTCCAAATAAGTAGTTTGAACTGGGAGATAACCAAGATTGTTTGTCTACTGAGCATAATTTCTTGTTAGGAGCATACAATAAATTAGTAGAAAAGCATGTAATTTTGAAAAGAGCACGTTACAAGAGCAGTTGAGTTTTGAAATCATAAACTGATGAAAATCCTTGGCATTATAAAAATGAGAGGAGCCTACTTGTGTGTGTTAGTAGTATTCACTACAATATTCTCTTCAAGCTCAGCAGGAGGTGAAGAACATGCAAACACGAACATGTGCTATAACTGCTATCTTCAGTATGAACAACTACTGCTACCTTCATGCTTGAGGAGATTCAAACAAAGAAATGTATGTATGGAGATTATATGAACATAAGTTCGAGTGGATATGTATATAGTTGAGGAGATATCTGTGGATGATTGAGGTGATATGTTTATGGTGGGGGAGATGTGAACATATGGTCAAGAGAATCTATCTATATGCTTGAGGAGATATGAACATGAGATAGAGAAAATATGAACAAAGATTTGCTAAGAACACAGAAGACACTTTATGATACTAAAACAAACTTGGAGAGATTTGGTACTGATATTTTTTCTTCTCTAGCGTATTGACCTTTTCCCTTTAGTTCTTCTGCCTACTTATATTAGTTCTTGGTCTAATCCACCGTATGGAGCTAAACACAGGTGGCTAGTGCATGCTAATATATGTACAACATGCCATGCAAAACTAGACAAAAGACAAGCAAAAGATGACAACCCTTTCTCTCTGAGGCTCTCTACACTAGACTACATGCATTTGACATGAACTATAGCACAAAATTTCATGCAAAATGAAACGAAGTTCAATTTACCATAAGCCAAAGGACATACACAAGTTGATAAGGAGCCAATTTTTTTTTTTTTTTTCAGCTCTTTGTCTTTTTCTGCTCATGGATTCTTCATCTGCTCGTGCGTCTTTTCGGCATTGATGTAAAAACCTTTTTTAACCTTACGACTTGGTATCCTATATTGTCTTGTATAGTAGAATTATTTACATAACAGCGGTTCAACGGCTTGATATATGTTATACATATATATATATATATATAGTAGAAAAAGTTCACATGATAGAAGCACAAAACTCATCAGAACTGGGTCTCCCCAGAATATACGACACACAAAGCACATATATAACACATCGATCAGCCATTTTGCAACATCGATAGGAACATGTCTAAAATAAAATCACTATGACTAGTATGCCAGGGATCATATCAGGTCATGTTTTTCAAAGGTAGCATGAGCTGAATTAGAATTATGTGTTTATACTAGTACCATGCGAGACTACGTACATACGTACGTACTCAGTTAGTCATACAATACGTATATACGACGTTGGACGCTTCGGTAAGCCTGGCGCTAAGAGAAGTAATTAAACTGTTTGCAGATGATTTTTTTAAGTAGGGACGAGCAAGTTTGGGAAAGTTGTCTTCCCTGAACGTATTCCTGTTAAGAGCTCATTGTGGAAGGCCATATCGGATTCTCCATTTAATTAACAAATAAATCATAGCCCCACTCACGTAATCTTAATTATGTAGCTGATTTGCAAATTGTGACACATTCTCTTCGTGGTTCAGCTGTAAACGAGGAAAAATCATCCCATGAAGATTCTGCTAGACACGGTGTATATTGAAGCAAAATAAGTCATCGCATGCATGTTCAAGGATCAGTCGATGCGGGAGTCATGAATAATTCTTCCAAGTAAACGCGCGGTTGATGGCTAATGAATCAACCTCTTAGTTTTTCTTTTTTTCAAGTAGGGGCACCCACAGAGGTGCACCCTTTCAAAAATAGGCGTATGCCACTTCCAGCGCCGCGCACACGGTATTTTTTAGTAAAGGCGAAAGAATAGTTCACTATGTGCTCAGCGCCTCTTAGTTTAACATCTTGATTTCTAAGAGCTAGCCCCAACACCAAAAGATCCGCAGTAATCTGAAAGTTTTCTGTTTACTTGAAACTGAAGTGGCTTGCTTGGTCTGGACTAAACTAGATAATAAACTGAAGGGATAGTTTTGGTTGAATTGGGCAAAACATAATAAACTAGATACAATATCTACCAGTGCAACATGGAAATACAAATTAGATTGGACATCATTATAGCTAAGGCACTAGTATTATGCAGAAGAGTTTCTACAGTGTATACCTTTTCATTCATAGTCAAGTAGTCTCAGAGTAACATCCTGCAGGGTCTCTCGTTTTGTATACATAATATGGACAAGTTATACATATCCAATGATGGTTTAATTAATTAGGAATAACAGAGTTGTTTTCCTTTGCATACCTTGTGAACCCAAATCTCCCAGTTGAAATAGATCTCTTCAAGACAAGAGGTCCCTTTACCAAGCTCACAACTTCATTTCTAATATTGTTGAATTTTGAATTCTGTTCCCCAGACACAGCTCCTTTTGAGGACCCTGTTTTCATACAAAACTCAAAATTCTGCATCGGAAATTGCTCGCTTCGATCCATAGAAAAGTGGAAATGCTCCATCTGGTTTTCCAAGTCCTCATCATCTTCATCATTATGTAAATTCAACACCTCAATCAAAGATACCGATCTTCTTAATCTCTGGATCTCATGATTTTGAACACGAAAGCTCTCTTCTTCCCTATCTTGAACCACCAAGACACTTCCACTACTTGTATGCTGGTATTGATTGATCCGCTCCAGCTGTGAGTTATCTTCAACAGAAGGCAAAACTTGTCGACGATGATGAGCAGGAGGCACCAAGGCAATAGCAGGAGCAGCAATATTGGACCGACAAAGCGGACAACTAGAGTGTGACTTGAGCCAAGCATCAATACAAGGAACATGAAAAGCATGGCTGCACTTTGGCAATAGCCTTAAGCTCTCATTTTCTTCGAACTCACTCAAACAAACAGAACAGTCTGTACCTTCTACCACCCCATCATTCTTCTTAAACTTGTGAACCGTGATGGACTTGATCAGTGACTCTTCCATACCAGTGTTAGAGCCTTGCCACGATTCATTAACCGTGTTCGGATTCGCTTCCCTGTCAATATCCCTAGCGCCGGTACGTCGCCGGCAATACTTGGATATGATGGTGTAGTACGTGACAAGAATAAAAGCACTAGCAACGATGCCAATTAGGGCAATAATGAGAGGAGAGAAGTTTATACCAGAACCCTCTTCGGAGCTGTCGCCCAACTCGGAAGGTGGTGGAGGAGCAAAGATCATGTAACACCATTGTGGGCAGTAGATGCTGCAAACTCCTTGAGAACAGTCTTTGAAAGACTCATACGGTGGCCAAGGATATTGGTTACTATTGCTTGCAGAGCCCATATGACCCAAAAACCAAAAAACACTCAACAACTCGATCTCTTTGATTCCCTCACTCGGATTAGCTTGATTTATGATGATAACATGTTCCTGAAGAAGGAACTGAAAGAGAGAGGAGATGAGATAGTGTTAAAGAAAAGAAGAGCAAAACGAGGGGCTTAGATGCAAAGGGAAGCAAAGAGAAGCAAAAGAGAAGGTGGAAATGGATGTGATATGTGCCTTATATTCCACTTTAGCTTCGACTGTTCTTCTTTAGCGTTGGCATTATTCATGAGAGGTGGTGGTTGCTTTTCTTGTCTATTTTAAAAGTTTGGATGATTGGTGGTTGTACTGTATTGTGATCCAAGTGAGTAATCTATTAGCTTAAGAAACCATCAAAAGCTAAGTCATCGTTTAGTCGGTGATCAGTATAGGTGAGACTGGACTCTTTGCATTTTCTGTACAAGTTTCTTTACCACACTTCCCAACTAACTCCATTTATTCAATGCCACCTTATAGAATGCTCACACATCTAGAACAAAATAAGAAACTCGTTAATGAGTTCTATAATGTTCTATGTTTCGAAGTAAGTAATTAGAATGACACGTATTAACCTCACAACAACGTAATTGCGCATAATGCTCAAAACAACTGTAAAAAGAGCATAAATTGTCATTGCTGAGAATGATGTTTAACAATTCACCAAAGTGAAAAATCAAAATTAACTTTACTTTGGTTGGTAATTTAATTTCTAAATAATGATCTAATCGGGAACAAGATCGGCGGAATCTAATTTTTTTTCTTAGTCAAGTAAGTTGGAATTGGGTAGTACTGTATATATTTTGTTTAAAACAAGGGACATGAAAATGGTGTATAGCATTATACCTCTTAGGAGTTAGGATATCATCGAGAAAAAAAAAGTGAAAAAAATTTACCTCTTATGATTTACTATTGTGATAGTATATGTCAAAAAAAACTTGATTAGAGCAATATTTAGTTTCAGAAAAAATTCAGTTTACTACCCTGAACTTTAGGTCTAAAATCAGTTTGATACCTCATCTTTTTTTTAATCAGTTTCATACCTAAACTTTCAAAATGACATCAATCTCGACCAAAATGACTAAAATAGCCC
Above is a window of Fragaria vesca subsp. vesca linkage group LG7, FraVesHawaii_1.0, whole genome shotgun sequence DNA encoding:
- the LOC101296805 gene encoding RING-H2 finger protein ATL51-like, with protein sequence MGSASNSNQYPWPPYESFKDCSQGVCSIYCPQWCYMIFAPPPPSELGDSSEEGSGINFSPLIIALIGIVASAFILVTYYTIISKYCRRRTGARDIDREANPNTVNESWQGSNTGMEESLIKSITVHKFKKNDGVVEGTDCSVCLSEFEENESLRLLPKCSHAFHVPCIDAWLKSHSSCPLCRSNIAAPAIALVPPAHHRRQVLPSVEDNSQLERINQYQHTSSGSVLVVQDREEESFRVQNHEIQRLRRSVSLIEVLNLHNDEDDEDLENQMEHFHFSMDRSEQFPMQNFEFCMKTGSSKGAVSGEQNSKFNNIRNEVVSLVKGPLVLKRSISTGRFGFTRYAKENNSVIPN